In Dehalococcoidales bacterium, the genomic window ATCCTGGATTTGGGCTGCAGCCGAGGCTACTATGTTAAAGCAATGGAGGACTATACCAGCGGCGTAATCGGTGTGGATATCAGCGAAGACTCCTTGAGGAATGCGGTTACCGCCAGGGTGGAGTATGGGGATATTACCAATCTTGACTTTGCCGAAGGCAGTTTTGACAAGGTCTATTCACTGCACACGATTGAACACCTGCCGGATCTGGAGCGGTTCTTTTCCGAGGTCGCCAGAGTCCTCAGGCCGGGGGGGACCGCTATTATTATCTATCCCTGGGAGCTCTTCCGGGGAATGCAGGCTATCGGCGCTGCGATAAGGCAATACCGGAACCCGCTGCTGGCGAGGAGGATACACCTGCACAGATTGACGCCAAATATTATCAAGAGACTTATTGCCGGTACGCCTCTTGCCCACCGGCAAAGCAAGCTCGTTTTTGCTATGGGTATTCAGTACATGACGATACTGACCAGGACATCTTAGGTCTCCTGCCCCATAGCCTCTGCTAACAGCCTGCTGCTTCCCCCACCGGCTCACTTCTCTTCGATGGTTATCCTTATGATGACATCACCCTGCTCGATCTGCTGCAGGACATCCATCCCATCGATGAGCTGGCCGAATACCGAGTGCTTGCCGTCGAGGCCATGCTGTGGGGTCAAGGTAATGAAAAACTGGCAGCCGTTGGTATCCGCACCGGAATTGGCCATTGACAGGGCGCCGGCAAGATGAGTATGCTCGCTGAACTCGTCGGCAAAGGAGTAACCGGGGTTACCCCTCCCCGTACCGGTGGGGTCACCCCCCTGAATGACGAAGTCCGGTACGACACGGTGAAATGTGGTCCCGTCATAGAACCCGTCATTGGCGAGAAAGACGAAGTTGTTTACCGTATTGGGGACATCGCTGGCAAATAGCTCTAGGACCATGTTCCCACGCCCGGTTTCGATGGTGGCAATATACTCCTTGCCGGTATCAATCACCATCGCCGGTGGTGCCGAGTAGGTCTT contains:
- a CDS encoding class I SAM-dependent methyltransferase; the protein is MTNSDTPGRVDSKNILSSNGQAPDEPALPGQGYRMAFNFNSALFKVLVDYLKPEEKEMILDLGCSRGYYVKAMEDYTSGVIGVDISEDSLRNAVTARVEYGDITNLDFAEGSFDKVYSLHTIEHLPDLERFFSEVARVLRPGGTAIIIYPWELFRGMQAIGAAIRQYRNPLLARRIHLHRLTPNIIKRLIAGTPLAHRQSKLVFAMGIQYMTILTRTS
- a CDS encoding peptidylprolyl isomerase → MTKTRISQVAIAVMAAGALFLVSCASQASDTTPGPAAKPKTYSAPPAMVIDTGKEYIATIETGRGNMVLELFASDVPNTVNNFVFLANDGFYDGTTFHRVVPDFVIQGGDPTGTGRGNPGYSFADEFSEHTHLAGALSMANSGADTNGCQFFITLTPQHGLDGKHSVFGQLIDGMDVLQQIEQGDVIIRITIEEK